One genomic window of Clostridia bacterium includes the following:
- a CDS encoding radical SAM protein: MSERIRTINVPIFVPHLGCPNDCVFCDQHKITMNTYVPNGGRVRELIEKTLEYTEKLPGRVHVEAAFFGGSFTAIDEALRRELLSAAHEYRKRINGIRLSTRPDAIDEKILSELRAYGVTAIELDAQSMSDRVLSLSNRGHTADDTRRAARLIKDAGFSLGLQMMTGLVGDDRETSLYTARELIALRPDTVRIYPCVVLPGTALWDMAERGEYEPQSVSEAVSLCAELIPMFVRENITILRVGLMENEILSSGKVLGAYHPSLGELCYSRVFYNAACGEIERLGRPTRIEIRVPARASSKMTGYKRSNIEKLKERFSLDHIKVREDDSLKGFQVIIKSI; the protein is encoded by the coding sequence GTGAGCGAGCGCATTCGCACGATAAACGTGCCGATATTCGTGCCGCATTTGGGATGCCCGAACGACTGCGTTTTCTGCGATCAGCATAAAATAACGATGAATACATACGTTCCAAACGGCGGCCGTGTGCGCGAGCTTATCGAAAAAACGCTTGAATATACAGAAAAACTGCCCGGGCGCGTTCACGTTGAGGCGGCCTTTTTCGGCGGCAGCTTTACGGCGATAGACGAGGCGCTTAGGCGCGAGCTTCTTTCGGCGGCGCACGAGTACAGGAAAAGGATCAACGGGATACGCCTTTCAACGCGCCCCGACGCGATAGACGAAAAAATACTTTCAGAGCTCCGCGCTTACGGCGTTACCGCGATAGAGCTGGACGCGCAGTCGATGAGCGACCGCGTGCTTTCGCTGTCGAACCGCGGTCATACTGCCGACGATACGCGCCGTGCGGCGCGCCTTATAAAGGACGCCGGCTTCTCTTTGGGGCTTCAGATGATGACGGGCCTTGTGGGAGACGACCGTGAAACGAGCCTTTACACGGCGCGCGAGCTTATCGCGCTTCGCCCTGACACGGTGAGGATATACCCCTGCGTAGTGCTCCCCGGCACGGCGCTTTGGGATATGGCCGAACGCGGCGAGTACGAGCCGCAGAGCGTATCTGAGGCGGTAAGCCTGTGCGCCGAGCTTATACCGATGTTCGTGCGCGAAAATATAACGATACTGCGCGTGGGACTTATGGAAAACGAGATCTTGTCTTCCGGCAAGGTGTTGGGCGCATACCACCCGTCGCTCGGCGAGCTTTGCTATTCGCGCGTGTTTTATAACGCCGCCTGCGGCGAGATAGAGCGTTTGGGCAGGCCGACGCGCATTGAGATACGCGTTCCGGCGCGCGCGTCGTCAAAGATGACGGGATACAAACGAAGCAATATAGAAAAGCTTAAAGAGCGCTTTTCACTCGATCATATCAAAGTAAGAGAGGACGACAGCCTTAAGGGTTTTCAAGTGATCATAAAGAGCATATAA
- a CDS encoding ribonuclease III, which produces MDKREEKLCEKIGYGFKDISILENALTHSSYANENHAKHGHSNERLEFLGDSVLSIMVSEYLYKHYYNMPEGELTKIRSNVVCERSLYERAKELDLGAFLYLGRGEEATNGRSRTSILADAYEALMGAVYLDGGLSAVRHVFMPRFIEPIKKAATGKSLKDYKTMLQEIVQKNKEEVLSYELKSESGPDHLKVFEVDVMLNNNVFASGRGRSKKEAQQDAARLALVLMGEIKQ; this is translated from the coding sequence ATGGACAAAAGAGAAGAGAAGCTTTGTGAAAAAATAGGATATGGATTCAAAGACATATCGATACTTGAAAACGCGCTGACGCACAGCTCATACGCCAATGAAAATCATGCGAAGCACGGTCATTCGAACGAGCGTCTTGAATTTTTGGGCGACAGCGTTTTAAGCATAATGGTCTCGGAGTATCTTTATAAGCATTATTATAATATGCCGGAGGGCGAGCTTACGAAGATACGCTCGAACGTAGTATGCGAGCGTTCGCTTTACGAACGCGCAAAGGAGCTGGACTTAGGCGCATTTTTATATCTCGGACGAGGCGAAGAGGCGACGAACGGACGAAGCCGCACGTCCATATTGGCCGACGCTTACGAGGCGCTTATGGGAGCCGTATATCTTGACGGTGGGCTTTCGGCCGTACGTCATGTTTTCATGCCGCGCTTTATTGAGCCGATAAAGAAGGCGGCGACCGGAAAGTCGCTCAAAGACTATAAGACGATGCTTCAGGAGATCGTGCAGAAGAATAAAGAAGAAGTTTTAAGCTACGAATTAAAAAGCGAGAGCGGTCCCGACCACTTAAAGGTGTTTGAAGTGGACGTAATGCTCAATAACAACGTTTTCGCTTCCGGAAGGGGACGAAGCAAAAAAGAGGCGCAGCAGGACGCGGCGCGTCTTGCGCTCGTGCTGATGGGGGAAATAAAGCAGTGA